A window of the Pedobacter frigiditerrae genome harbors these coding sequences:
- a CDS encoding outer membrane protein assembly factor, with protein MKRIYQLIFLLLIGSPAIAQIRNQPAQATPTLKVKGLNIDYFSPKEYVIGGTTLTGAQYLDKEVIIKISKLIPGERIVLPGEATSNAIKNLWAQGLFDDVQLFVTKINLDTVYFDIEVVERPRLSSFEFIGISKSQKTDIGEKLADKAGKTIINDNLYNTTRSIINKYLLDKGYFYTTIDFKSKPDPNQENSVVLQVIIDKGKRVKVHEVKFIGNKDFKSAKLRKYLKKTKQQAFYKVFGSGKFNKEKYEEDKLKLIAKMQEKGYRDAAVLKDSIYKYNNKSVGIKLDIYEGPKYYFGDITWIGNAKYTTEYLEKVFGIEKGEIFSEEKLEKKLRGSANGDDVSSVYLNDGYLTFNIDPVQTKIHKDTVDLEMRIYEGPQYTNNKISVQGNTITNDRVVLREIRTKPGEKFSKAALVRTVREIGALGNFDESKTNPVPKPNADGTVDIVYHVEEKPSDQIELSGGFGGGRVIGTLGLTFNNFSLRNIFNGEAYKPLPKGDGQKLSLRGQTNGKYYQSYSFSFSEPWFGGKKPVSFGLSAFTSLQSNGLAEGETSFQKIRLNGVSISLGRKLKWPDNWFSLVHSVNLNQYILNNYPGYLFSTGTSYNLNLTQEIARDSRDGSQIFPTGGSYIKFTIQATPPYSLLNKVNYKTASDKERYKFTEYHKWKFEAQFFETVVGKLVFKGQAQFGFLGQYNSAVGQSAFERFKLGGDGMQGFDFLQGSELIAMRGYSNNSVVPVGANVNIAQSSGSPIFNKYVMELRYPVIASQQATAFITAFAEGGNTWNKFSDFNPFNVRRSVGIGAKIFLPIFGLLGIDYGYGFDKIPGIPDANKGQFHFSIAQQLGGFN; from the coding sequence ATGAAAAGAATATACCAACTCATATTTTTGCTTTTGATTGGCTCGCCAGCAATTGCTCAGATCCGTAACCAGCCAGCACAAGCCACGCCAACTTTAAAAGTAAAAGGCCTAAACATAGATTACTTTAGTCCTAAAGAATATGTAATTGGTGGTACAACTTTAACTGGTGCCCAATACCTAGATAAAGAGGTTATCATTAAGATATCTAAATTAATTCCAGGAGAAAGAATAGTCCTTCCTGGAGAGGCTACTTCAAATGCCATTAAAAACTTATGGGCACAAGGCCTGTTTGATGATGTGCAATTATTCGTTACTAAAATAAACTTAGATACTGTTTATTTTGATATTGAAGTTGTAGAACGTCCACGTTTAAGTTCATTTGAATTTATTGGCATCAGCAAATCTCAAAAAACAGACATTGGTGAGAAACTAGCTGACAAAGCCGGAAAAACCATCATAAACGATAACCTTTATAACACCACAAGATCTATTATCAATAAATACTTATTAGATAAAGGTTATTTCTACACTACAATTGATTTTAAATCTAAACCAGATCCAAATCAAGAAAATAGTGTGGTTTTACAGGTTATAATAGATAAAGGCAAGCGTGTAAAAGTTCACGAAGTGAAATTTATCGGTAATAAAGATTTTAAATCTGCCAAGCTAAGAAAGTACCTTAAGAAAACTAAACAACAAGCTTTTTATAAAGTATTTGGTAGTGGTAAGTTTAACAAAGAAAAATACGAAGAAGATAAGCTTAAGCTTATTGCTAAAATGCAAGAGAAAGGTTATAGAGATGCAGCTGTTTTAAAAGACAGTATCTATAAATACAATAACAAGTCTGTTGGTATTAAATTAGATATCTATGAAGGTCCTAAATATTATTTTGGGGACATTACTTGGATTGGTAATGCAAAGTATACAACAGAATATTTGGAAAAGGTTTTTGGTATTGAAAAAGGCGAAATATTTAGTGAAGAAAAATTAGAGAAAAAACTACGTGGCAGTGCCAATGGTGATGATGTTTCTAGTGTTTACCTAAATGATGGATATTTAACTTTTAACATAGATCCTGTACAAACAAAAATACATAAAGATACTGTAGATTTAGAAATGCGTATCTATGAAGGTCCGCAATACACGAATAACAAAATCTCAGTTCAAGGAAATACAATTACTAATGATAGGGTTGTTTTAAGAGAGATTCGTACAAAACCTGGAGAGAAATTTTCTAAAGCAGCACTAGTTCGTACTGTTCGCGAAATTGGTGCATTAGGTAATTTCGATGAATCTAAGACTAATCCAGTTCCTAAGCCAAATGCTGATGGAACAGTAGATATTGTTTATCACGTAGAAGAAAAACCTTCAGATCAAATTGAACTTTCTGGTGGATTTGGTGGCGGCCGTGTAATTGGTACATTGGGCTTAACTTTCAATAACTTCTCCTTAAGAAACATATTTAATGGAGAGGCATATAAGCCACTTCCAAAAGGAGACGGACAAAAATTAAGCTTACGTGGGCAAACTAATGGTAAATATTACCAATCCTATAGTTTCTCATTCTCTGAGCCTTGGTTTGGGGGTAAAAAGCCAGTTAGCTTTGGATTAAGTGCATTTACTTCATTACAATCTAATGGATTAGCCGAAGGTGAAACTTCTTTCCAGAAAATACGATTAAATGGTGTTTCCATTAGTTTAGGTAGAAAATTAAAATGGCCAGATAACTGGTTCTCTTTAGTACACTCAGTTAACTTAAATCAGTATATCTTAAATAATTACCCTGGGTATTTATTTAGTACCGGTACATCTTATAACTTAAACTTAACTCAAGAAATTGCTCGTGATTCTAGAGATGGAAGTCAGATTTTCCCAACTGGTGGTTCTTATATCAAATTTACAATCCAAGCTACGCCTCCTTATTCATTGTTAAATAAAGTGAATTACAAGACAGCTTCAGATAAAGAACGCTACAAATTTACCGAATACCATAAGTGGAAATTTGAGGCGCAGTTTTTTGAAACTGTGGTAGGTAAGTTGGTGTTTAAGGGTCAGGCTCAGTTTGGTTTCTTAGGTCAATACAATAGTGCTGTTGGTCAGTCTGCATTTGAGCGTTTTAAATTAGGTGGTGATGGTATGCAAGGTTTCGATTTCTTACAAGGATCTGAACTAATCGCTATGCGTGGTTATTCAAATAACTCTGTTGTACCAGTTGGCGCTAATGTAAATATTGCGCAAAGTTCAGGTAGCCCAATTTTTAATAAATACGTAATGGAATTAAGATATCCTGTTATCGCATCTCAGCAAGCAACGGCTTTTATTACAGCTTTTGCAGAAGGTGGTAACACTTGGAATAAGTTTAGCGACTTTAATCCGTTTAATGTTAGACGTTCAGTTGGTATTGGTGCAAAAATATTCTTGCCAATATTTGGATTGTTAGGAATTGATTATGGTTACGGATTTGATAAAATACCTGGTATTCCTGATGCGAATAAAGGTCAGTTTCACTTTAGTATAGCTCAACAACTAGGAGGGTTTAATTAA
- a CDS encoding OmpH family outer membrane protein produces the protein MKKYILASFLLLIGLGASAQRFAYVDTEYILKHLPDYKSALNQLDGLSQQYQKQVDDSFNEIDKMYKAYQADQVLLTDDMRKRRENDIIEKEKKAKELQRQKFGPEGELFQTRTKLLKPIQEKVATVISETAKNKTLDFVFDKSSETTMMIYASSNYDISNDVIIRLGYKPGTIVK, from the coding sequence ATGAAAAAATATATATTAGCTAGCTTTTTGCTCTTGATTGGATTAGGAGCATCAGCACAAAGATTTGCTTACGTAGATACAGAATATATACTTAAGCACTTACCTGATTACAAATCTGCATTGAACCAATTAGATGGTTTATCTCAACAGTATCAAAAACAGGTTGATGATAGCTTTAACGAAATTGATAAGATGTACAAGGCTTATCAAGCCGATCAGGTTTTATTAACGGATGATATGCGTAAGCGCAGAGAAAACGATATCATAGAAAAAGAAAAAAAAGCAAAAGAATTGCAACGTCAAAAATTTGGCCCTGAAGGAGAACTTTTCCAAACAAGAACAAAGCTTTTAAAACCAATACAAGAAAAGGTAGCAACGGTAATTAGTGAAACTGCAAAAAACAAAACTTTAGACTTCGTTTTTGATAAAAGTAGCGAAACTACCATGATGATTTACGCAAGTAGCAATTATGACATTAGTAATGACGTTATTATAAGGTTAGGCTACAAACCTGGTACAATAGTGAAATAG
- a CDS encoding OmpH family outer membrane protein, with protein MRKLINVFFVAAGLLLTANVASAQQKLGHINSEEIYATFPEALTAQNALQTFAKGKQAEIDKMIAEYQTKAKAAQDKEQKGQKLQNEMSEANKEATLKELNIISKELQDAGVELQTIQKKVEDARTKASTDVQTKQVELFTPVNTKVANGMSAVAKEKGLAYVFDIANGQGANNLVYFDGGEDITAAVKTKLGIAATAAPVTKAPATTPAKKN; from the coding sequence ATGAGAAAGTTAATTAACGTATTTTTTGTAGCAGCAGGATTATTGCTTACTGCAAACGTTGCAAGTGCCCAACAAAAACTTGGTCATATCAATTCTGAAGAAATTTATGCTACATTCCCAGAAGCGTTGACAGCACAAAACGCACTTCAAACATTTGCTAAAGGTAAGCAAGCAGAGATTGATAAAATGATCGCAGAATATCAAACAAAAGCTAAAGCTGCTCAAGATAAAGAGCAAAAAGGACAAAAACTACAGAATGAGATGAGTGAAGCAAATAAAGAAGCTACACTTAAAGAATTAAATATCATATCTAAAGAGTTACAAGACGCAGGAGTAGAACTACAAACTATACAGAAAAAAGTAGAAGATGCTCGTACAAAAGCTAGCACTGATGTTCAAACTAAACAAGTAGAATTATTTACCCCAGTTAATACAAAAGTGGCTAACGGAATGAGTGCTGTGGCTAAAGAAAAAGGCTTAGCTTATGTTTTTGATATTGCAAATGGACAAGGTGCTAATAACTTGGTTTATTTTGATGGTGGTGAAGATATTACAGCTGCTGTTAAAACTAAATTGGGTATTGCTGCAACTGCTGCTCCAGTAACAAAAGCTCCTGCAACAACACCAGCTAAAAAGAACTAA
- the murI gene encoding glutamate racemase — protein sequence MNKFPIGIFDSGFGGLTVFKSIAEKLPQYDYIYLGDNARSPYGDHSFETVYQYTLECVEWLFAQGCPLIILACNTASAKALRSIQQLDLPIKYPNNRVLGVIRPTAEVIGNYSTTQNIGVLGTRGTVNSNSYAIEIEHFFPEIKVHQQACPMWVPIIENGEHLSAGADFFVDEYIQQLLQKSNEIDCVLLACTHYPLLVPKIEQHLPDNVKIVAQGDIVANSLVDYLKRHTELETKLAKNARRTFYTSGDVKVFDERASMFLGEKIAAQKMNKS from the coding sequence ATGAATAAATTTCCTATCGGTATTTTTGATTCTGGTTTTGGTGGCTTAACTGTGTTTAAATCAATAGCAGAAAAGCTACCTCAATACGATTATATCTATTTAGGAGACAATGCTCGTTCGCCCTATGGCGACCATTCTTTTGAAACCGTCTATCAATATACCTTAGAATGTGTGGAATGGTTATTTGCGCAAGGTTGCCCATTAATTATTTTAGCTTGCAATACCGCATCTGCAAAAGCGCTAAGAAGCATTCAGCAGCTCGATTTGCCAATAAAATATCCAAATAATAGAGTGCTTGGTGTAATCAGGCCAACCGCAGAAGTAATTGGAAATTATTCTACAACCCAAAACATTGGAGTGCTTGGAACTAGAGGTACTGTAAATTCAAATTCTTATGCTATAGAAATTGAGCATTTTTTTCCAGAAATTAAAGTTCATCAGCAAGCTTGCCCAATGTGGGTACCCATTATCGAAAATGGGGAACATTTAAGTGCTGGTGCCGATTTTTTTGTAGATGAATACATCCAACAGTTGTTGCAAAAATCTAATGAAATAGATTGTGTTTTATTAGCCTGTACACATTATCCATTATTGGTTCCTAAAATTGAGCAACACTTACCCGATAATGTTAAAATTGTAGCACAGGGTGATATTGTGGCAAATAGTTTAGTGGATTATTTAAAAAGGCACACTGAACTAGAAACTAAGCTGGCTAAAAATGCACGAAGAACTTTTTACACATCTGGAGATGTCAAGGTATTTGACGAACGTGCATCTATGTTTCTTGGTGAAAAAATAGCCGCTCAAAAGATGAATAAAAGCTAA
- a CDS encoding class II glutamine amidotransferase encodes MSDQIKHECGIAFIRLLKPLSFYQEKYGTALYGLNKLYLLMEKQHNRGQDGAGIATIKLDMKPGSRYISRYRSMAQNAVADIFGYVQGKFVDIQNETPELMKDTEFLKQNVSFIGEVLLGHLRYGTHGKNSIENCHPFLRQNNWMTRNLVIAGNFNMTNVDELLEQLYELGQHPKEKADTVTVLEKIGHFLDDENQELFDEYKKEGLSNVDITHKISEKLNIANILRRSAKDWDGGYTISGIVGNGDAFVLRDPSGIRPAFYYADDEIVVAASERPAIQTAFNVQIKQVKEIEPGHALIVKKDGTVTQEMYREPAEKRACSFERIYFSRGSDADIYKERKKLGHLLIPQVLGAVKKDLKNTVFSFIPNTAEVSFYGMVEGLHEHVREVQKDTLLNRKEQLNDEQLNELLSMTPRVEKLAIKDVKLRTFITQDADRGEMVAHVYDTTYGVIKNHTDTLVAVDDSIVRGTTLKQSIIKIIDRLHPKKIIIVSSAPQIRYPDCYGIDMSKMGQFVAFDAAIQLLKERGMEHVIEDVYQKCKASLLLPKEQIVNYVKEIYRPFKQQEISDKIAEIITPKGTVAEVEVIYQTLDNLHIACPNHTGDWYFSGNYPTPGGNKVVNKAFVNWKEGNNQRAY; translated from the coding sequence ATGAGCGATCAGATCAAACACGAGTGCGGAATAGCTTTTATCCGTCTGTTAAAACCTCTCTCATTTTACCAAGAAAAATACGGTACTGCACTTTATGGCCTCAACAAATTATACTTGTTGATGGAAAAACAGCATAATCGTGGTCAAGACGGAGCAGGTATTGCAACCATTAAGTTAGACATGAAACCAGGTAGCCGCTACATTAGTCGTTACCGTTCAATGGCTCAAAATGCAGTTGCAGATATTTTTGGGTATGTACAAGGGAAATTTGTAGATATACAAAACGAAACGCCTGAGTTGATGAAAGACACAGAGTTTCTGAAGCAAAATGTAAGTTTCATTGGCGAGGTTTTATTAGGGCATTTGCGCTATGGTACACATGGTAAAAATAGCATAGAAAATTGCCACCCTTTCTTACGTCAAAATAACTGGATGACAAGAAATTTGGTAATTGCTGGTAATTTTAACATGACGAATGTTGATGAATTATTGGAGCAATTATATGAGCTAGGTCAACATCCAAAGGAAAAAGCAGATACAGTTACTGTTCTAGAAAAAATTGGACACTTTTTAGATGACGAAAATCAAGAGTTGTTTGATGAGTACAAAAAGGAAGGTTTAAGTAATGTTGATATCACTCACAAGATATCTGAAAAATTAAATATTGCTAATATCTTACGTCGCTCTGCGAAAGATTGGGATGGTGGTTATACTATTTCTGGTATTGTTGGTAATGGCGATGCATTTGTACTTCGTGACCCGTCTGGTATCCGTCCTGCTTTTTATTATGCAGATGATGAGATTGTAGTTGCCGCATCTGAAAGACCAGCTATACAGACTGCATTTAACGTACAGATTAAACAGGTTAAAGAAATTGAGCCAGGACACGCTTTAATTGTTAAAAAAGATGGTACGGTAACACAAGAAATGTATCGTGAACCAGCAGAAAAGAGAGCTTGTTCATTTGAGCGTATTTATTTCTCTAGGGGTAGCGATGCTGATATTTATAAAGAGCGTAAAAAACTTGGTCATTTACTAATTCCTCAAGTTTTAGGAGCAGTTAAAAAAGATTTAAAAAACACAGTTTTCTCATTTATTCCTAATACTGCAGAAGTTTCGTTTTATGGAATGGTAGAGGGTTTGCATGAACATGTTCGTGAGGTCCAAAAAGACACCTTACTTAATCGCAAGGAACAACTAAACGACGAGCAACTGAACGAATTATTGTCGATGACGCCAAGGGTTGAAAAACTGGCCATCAAAGATGTTAAGCTTCGTACATTTATCACGCAAGATGCGGATAGAGGAGAAATGGTAGCCCATGTTTATGATACTACTTATGGAGTTATTAAAAACCATACTGATACTTTGGTAGCGGTTGATGATTCTATTGTTCGTGGTACTACCTTAAAACAAAGTATCATTAAAATCATCGATAGGTTACACCCTAAAAAAATCATTATAGTTTCATCTGCACCTCAAATCCGTTATCCAGATTGTTATGGTATAGATATGTCTAAAATGGGACAGTTTGTAGCCTTTGATGCAGCCATCCAATTGTTAAAGGAAAGAGGGATGGAGCACGTAATTGAAGATGTTTATCAGAAATGTAAAGCTTCGTTATTGTTGCCAAAAGAACAAATTGTTAATTACGTAAAAGAAATATACAGACCTTTCAAACAACAAGAGATTTCTGATAAGATAGCAGAAATAATTACACCAAAAGGAACTGTTGCAGAAGTGGAAGTAATTTATCAAACTTTAGATAACTTGCATATTGCTTGTCCTAACCATACAGGCGACTGGTATTTCTCTGGAAACTATCCTACACCAGGCGGAAACAAGGTTGTAAATAAAGCATTTGTGAACTGGAAAGAAGGAAATAACCAAAGAGCATATTAA